The following are encoded in a window of Brevibacillus sp. DP1.3A genomic DNA:
- a CDS encoding ABC transporter permease — protein MKKRYLVVALILLSFVSLFIGVKDISPWDLFNLTDDKVQVLWISRIPRLISIIIAGISMSIAGLIMQQLTRNKFVSPTTAGTEDSVRFGILVSLLVFADASSWVRLLVAFAFALFGTFVFMKILERIKFKDSIFIPLVGLMFGNIVGSITTFFAYKHDLMQNMSAWLHGDFSTIMKGSYELLYISIPLVIIAYLYANKFTIAGMGEEFAINLGLNYKHVVNIGLVIVACVTSVVILTVGTIPFLGLIIPNLVTIYLGDNLKKSLSHTALLGAVFVLACDILGRLIIFPYEISIGLMVGVIGSGIFVYLLMRRKAYEQ, from the coding sequence ATGAAAAAGAGATATTTGGTTGTAGCACTTATTTTGCTATCGTTCGTTTCACTTTTTATTGGCGTGAAAGATATATCTCCGTGGGATCTGTTCAATCTCACAGATGACAAAGTGCAAGTGCTGTGGATTAGCAGGATTCCGCGTTTGATCAGCATTATCATCGCAGGGATCAGCATGAGTATCGCCGGATTGATCATGCAACAGCTGACCCGTAACAAGTTCGTTTCTCCAACGACAGCAGGGACTGAGGACTCCGTTCGATTCGGAATATTGGTTTCACTTTTGGTGTTCGCTGATGCGAGCTCTTGGGTGAGGCTGCTCGTTGCTTTTGCATTTGCTCTCTTTGGAACCTTTGTCTTTATGAAGATTCTTGAAAGAATCAAATTTAAAGACTCCATTTTCATCCCGTTAGTGGGACTGATGTTTGGAAACATCGTCGGATCCATCACGACGTTTTTCGCTTATAAGCATGACCTGATGCAAAACATGTCTGCTTGGTTGCATGGAGATTTCTCCACCATCATGAAAGGCAGCTACGAGCTTTTGTACATAAGTATTCCGCTGGTGATTATCGCTTACTTGTATGCGAACAAGTTCACCATTGCGGGAATGGGTGAAGAGTTCGCCATCAACCTCGGGTTGAACTACAAGCATGTCGTCAACATTGGATTGGTCATCGTCGCTTGTGTAACTTCGGTAGTCATTCTCACGGTAGGGACAATCCCGTTTTTGGGGCTGATCATTCCCAACCTGGTTACGATCTACCTGGGAGATAACCTGAAAAAAAGCTTATCTCATACCGCTTTGCTTGGCGCGGTGTTTGTACTTGCTTGTGATATCCTGGGACGCCTCATCATTTTCCCATACGAGATTTCCATCGGCTTGATGGTTGGGGTCATAGGTAGCGGGATATTCGTGTACTTACTCATGAGAAGAAAGGCATATGAACAATGA